From the genome of Pseudomonas bubulae:
GGCGCCTGCGAGATACCGACAATGCTGCCGACATGGCGCAGGACACCTTTCTCTATGTGCTGGGCAAGCCGGAACAGGTTGCGCATTTGCGCGAGCCACGGGCCTGGCTGAGCACCATTGCCAAGGGCCTGTTGATTGACCGCTTCCGCCGCCAGAAAGTCGAGCAGGCCTATTTGCAAGCGCTGGCTCACTTGCCCGAGCAGCACATGCCTGCCGCCGAAGAACGTTTGATCCTGCTGGAAACCCTGACCCGCATCGATGCGTTGCTCGAGGGCCTAAAAGCCAATGTACGCACTGCCTTTTTGCTGTCACGCCTTGAAGGGCTTGGCTATCAGGCTATTGCCGAGCGCCTGGGGGTGAGCGTGAGTTCAGTGGAAAAATACATGGCCACGGCCATTCGCCATTGTTTTCTGATGCGTAACGCCCTGTGAGCGCTGGTTCGTCGCCGCCAGGATTCGCCCCCCATGTCCTTGACCAGGCGATTGACTGGCTGGTCAAAACCCAATCCGGTGCGGCGCCGCCTCAGGTATTTGCGGCGTGCGAGCAATGGCGCGCAGCCGATGCCAGCCATGAAGCCGCGTGGCAAGCCCTGCAAATGACCGAAGCGACCTTGCGGCAGGCCTCGGCGCTGCCGGGTCGTGTGGCTTTGGACACCCTGGCCGGCAGTGGCCGCCTGCGCTCACGGCGTCAGGCCCTCAAAGTGCTCGGCCTGGGCATCCTCGGCGCAGGCGCGGGCGGCCTGGTCCTGCAACAGCAGCCCTGGCGGAGCGTGGGTGCCGACTATGCGACCGGCGTGGGAGAGCGGCATTCGTTCAATCTGCTCGATGGCACGCGTTTGCAGCTCAATACCGACAGTGCTGCTGATGTGCTGTTCACTGCGCAACAGCGCCTGATTGTGTTGCGCGAAGGCGAGATATTTATCCGTACGGGTCAGGATCCGGGATCTGCGAGCGGGCGCAGGCCATTCTGGGTGCATACCCGTGAAGCGCGCCTGCAGGCTATTGGCACCGCATTCGATGTACGTCAGGAGTCAGGGCGTACTCGCTTGATGGTCGAGGAGGGCGTAGTGGCGATTCACTTGCCCGATACCCGGCCAGTGCTGGTACAGGCGGGCAGCGAGTACCTGATCGATCCACGTTCTGCGCAGTTGCAGCCTGCGCCCGTGTTTAGTGCCAATGGCTGGGTCAGCGGTGTGCTGGTGGCCAGGCAGATGCGCTTGCAGGATCTCGTGCAAGAACTGGCGCGCTATCGCCACGGCTGGTTGCAGTGTGATCCGGCGGTGGCTGAATTGCGGGTTTCCGGGGTGTTTCAACTCCAGCGCATTGACCATGCGCTGGAGGGTTTGAGCCAGTCGCTGGCGGTGCGTATTGAGCGCCGGACACGGTTCTGGACACGCATTGTGGCGGCTTAGTAGTGTGGGAGCGAGCCTGCTCGCGAAGGCCATTCGCGAGCAGGCTCGCTCCCACAGCGCAAATTTCTTTGCGGGTTTTCGGCTGGCCTTCGACAGATAGGCATAAGACTTATCCATCGCAGGAGCCCCGCGCCAATGTCCCGTGTTT
Proteins encoded in this window:
- a CDS encoding FecR domain-containing protein → MSAGSSPPGFAPHVLDQAIDWLVKTQSGAAPPQVFAACEQWRAADASHEAAWQALQMTEATLRQASALPGRVALDTLAGSGRLRSRRQALKVLGLGILGAGAGGLVLQQQPWRSVGADYATGVGERHSFNLLDGTRLQLNTDSAADVLFTAQQRLIVLREGEIFIRTGQDPGSASGRRPFWVHTREARLQAIGTAFDVRQESGRTRLMVEEGVVAIHLPDTRPVLVQAGSEYLIDPRSAQLQPAPVFSANGWVSGVLVARQMRLQDLVQELARYRHGWLQCDPAVAELRVSGVFQLQRIDHALEGLSQSLAVRIERRTRFWTRIVAA
- a CDS encoding sigma-70 family RNA polymerase sigma factor gives rise to the protein MSPSPPNPPLLHADVQSLYSDHHGWLLNWLRRRLRDTDNAADMAQDTFLYVLGKPEQVAHLREPRAWLSTIAKGLLIDRFRRQKVEQAYLQALAHLPEQHMPAAEERLILLETLTRIDALLEGLKANVRTAFLLSRLEGLGYQAIAERLGVSVSSVEKYMATAIRHCFLMRNAL